Part of the Halogeometricum rufum genome, CGTCGACGTCGGTACCGTGGGACTGAGCGCCCTCCTCGTCCGCGACGCGAAGTTCTTCGCTCGCTCGCTCGCGGCCCCGTCGCTCCTCGACGCCGCGGCCGGCGCGGACGCCGACGTCGCCGCCGCCGCCCTCTCGAAAGCCGGCCGTCGGACGGTGACCGTCGACACCCCGTGCGGTGCGTTCGAGGCGGCGTACGTGCCGTGGCGGTGGCGCGGCCCGGAGTATCCGACGCTCCTCTACCACCACGGCAGCGGCGAGCGACCGTTCGACTTCGGCCGCTTCGGGACGAACTCGTTCCGTCGGCTGTTCGTCACCGCAGACTCGGAGATTCCGGCCAACGTCGTCGCCGTCAGGGCCCCGTTCCACGGCGGGACGAACGCGGCGTACGCCCGGGCGATGGGTGACCTCGAGAACTTCGTCGGGATGCTCGCCGCGTCGGTCGGTCTGATGGAGGCGCTGACGGTCCGAGCGCGCGAGCGGACGGACGCGTCCGTCCACCTCGCCGGCATCAGCCTCGGCGGGTGGGCGACCAACCTCCACCGGGCCTGTTTCGACACCGCCGACGGTTACGTCCCGATGTTCGCGGGCGCCGCGCTCGGCGAGATGTTCGTCTCCTCGGCCTACCGGAAACTGACGGGTGCCCCGGCCCGCCGGAACCCGGACCGTCTCCGGGAGGTGCTCGACTTCGAGGAAGCGTTCGCGGCCGTCGACGCCGACGACTGTCGCCCGCTACTCGGACGGTACGACCGCATCATCGAGTACGAAGCGCAGCGACCGGGGTACGGCGAGATGGCTCCGGTCGTTCTAAACAGGGGCCACGTCACCGGGTCGCTCGCGACGGCGCGACTGCGCGAACACGTCCTCGACGGGCTCTCGAACGGACGAGGCCGCGAAACTGCGGATGGCCGGATGTGACGCTCGCGCCTCAGGACCGCCAGAACGCGGGCGTCAGTAGCACTAGCACCGGGATTATCTCGATGCGGCCGACCCACATCAGGAACGTCATCAACAGTTTCGTCGGCGCGGAGAACGGCTCGTAACTGGCGAACGGCCCGGCGATGCCGAACGCGGGTCCGACGTTGAAGAACGTGGAGGCGGCGGCGCCCATCGCCTCGAACTCGGTTATCGAGAGCGCCCCACGAGAGGCGTCGACGGCGACGAAGACGGTGGCGGCGATGAAGAACAGGAGGCTCACGAGCGTGTAGGCGTAGATGTCGCGAATCGTCTCCTCCTCGACGACGCTCCCGCTGAGTCGGACCGGGCGGACCGCCCGCGGGTTCGACGCCGTGAACAGGTCGCGGCGGAACGCCTTCAGGACGACCAGCCACCGGAGCGTCTTTATCGAACAGGTGGTGCTGCCCGCCATCCCGCCGACGAACATGCAGACGAACAGCAGGTGCTTCGCGCCCGACGACCAGAGGTCGAAGTTCGTACTCGCGTACCCCGTCGTCGTGACGATGGAGACGACCTGAAACAGCGAGTGGCGAGCCACCTCCTCGACGCCAGCGGGCGGCCCGCCGTCCGCGAACAGGATGCCCGCCACGCCGGCGG contains:
- a CDS encoding alpha/beta fold hydrolase, with product MNVHELVDVGTVGLSALLVRDAKFFARSLAAPSLLDAAAGADADVAAAALSKAGRRTVTVDTPCGAFEAAYVPWRWRGPEYPTLLYHHGSGERPFDFGRFGTNSFRRLFVTADSEIPANVVAVRAPFHGGTNAAYARAMGDLENFVGMLAASVGLMEALTVRARERTDASVHLAGISLGGWATNLHRACFDTADGYVPMFAGAALGEMFVSSAYRKLTGAPARRNPDRLREVLDFEEAFAAVDADDCRPLLGRYDRIIEYEAQRPGYGEMAPVVLNRGHVTGSLATARLREHVLDGLSNGRGRETADGRM